The DNA region atatattagtGTAGGTTAATAATTAATAGCATGTTAGTTACTATTTTTATCTAGTAATCAATCAATGTTTATGAAATAATTGTATAAACTTTTACTTAAAATAAGACAAAGAAATTCAAAAGATTGAGCTTTGAAACAGATACGTATAGAGTGGGGAGGATTTCCCATATGCTTTTGATGAGTCTTCTAATATGAATATGGTTTCAATTtgctaaaaaattaataattggtTTCATGTTTTTCCCGACAAGTCTAGCTCATGTTTCTCATTTTTCGACTTGTTATTATGATGTTAAGCACCAAGTAATTAACGATTGGATTTAAACACCTAGTTCTTGGCTAATCACAATCATAATTCTATTTGTCTAGTGTTTTCATTAGTACTACATTGACCTCAAAGGTACCTTTATTATGTGTCATGGGCATCATCTTAACTGGCGAACTTTATAGTATTATtactcttcttttttgttccatttttttctttcaaaatatgcTTTAGTGGTCCTAATTGATTTGAAGTGTATGTGAACCCCGCTTTAAGTGATTTATTTTATCAGCCTTTTTGTTTCCATACATTTTTCACGTTTATTGTCTTGTCCTATTGGCAAATGACAACTACTACGCCACTATAACACACATGATAAACAATGTTAGTTTAGTATTTCCAATGTTAGTTTAGTTTCCAAGATTGAAGGATACTAAGCAAATCTTCAAAAATGCTAAAAGTACTCAACAGTACTTTCAAGACGTGCTTATGTCTATGAAATTTtacttttctcacttcctaATTAAGCATATGTAGGGATAGCACACTACAACACAGTGTATCTATAGCTACGAACTATGTTGTAGCTAAATATGAAAGTTTCCGTGGCTAAACACTTTAGCCACAAATTTTTTCCCTAAAAGATTCGTAGCAAAAATATAGCGTGGTAAAAGTTACCACAAACTTTACATGTTTCGTACTAAGCGCCTAATACTTATTGCCACAAAATTCTTGTGTTGTAGCTAGAATGATAAACCTTTTTgccatgaaaaatatatttatagcaAGTAATTCCTTTCTTCTGCCATGACCAATCAAATCTGTGGCTATTTTTAATGCAGTCACGAGGTTCTTAATGTcgtagcaaaaaaaaataatttatttgccACACAAATtcagattttgtggctaaacTACTCTCGTGGCAATAGTACTCGCGTTTAGCTATGAATTCAAAAATTCATAGCAACACATTGAAGAGTTTGCCACAAGCACTTTTATGTTGTAGCTAGGAAACCATATTTTTAGATACAATTCACAAATCTCGTAGCTACAAATTGGAGAATTTGCCACAAGCAATTTTAGCAACAAGAATTTATATATTGCAGCTAAGAATCCATATTTTTAGCATGAAATGTATAGAGAAATATAGCAAAAGATTTTCAATTGTTTTAATAAATGCTATACGTTAGTAAGAAGATATAATTAAAGGTTCAACAATTCCTTCAAGATGAATTAAAATAGTAAAATGTTTTTCTATTTCTACTCAAACATATCCGTACGCTTTTACAAGACAGAATAGTTTCATCACGTCCCCAGTAAATCCAAAATATATTAACTCTTCTACAACATGgataaaaaatttgaagagaaaATTAGCTAATGTGAGACTGGATAGTGATGTAGTCATCAGTGGACTGAAGAGAAGTGAAACCCAAGAAGTGCTTCAATGCTTTTCCAATACCAGGTCTCTGTGGTGAATAACCTACATAAAGAGAGTCCTTAATGTGGCAAGTTGAGAGCCATTAGTAGATTGTGGCAGATGCATGAAAGACAAATTTTTTCTTGAGGACCTTCAAGAGAAAGTGAGCAGTAGGCACTCTATAAATCATCTCACCAAGAAACATCATTGAAACCTCCAGATTCAGCAAGACTGTCACCTTCTGTTCtaatctgtatatacataaatgaaattcaCTCCATAAGTTTTCTATACATTAACTAGTTAAGACTTTTCAGTCGCGTTTAAACTGCACAACAGTGTCTTTGCTAGGTAAGAGTATGCCAGATATAACTGGTTTCTTTAAGATCTTAAGACTCTTAATGAGATGTATGTACTAAAAGAGCACAAACTATTCAAAAAATAAGCTTACCAATTCTTTGTTCGAAGCACAACACTAAGAAAATACTACCAACCTCGTAAGTTGCATTCTTCTCAGTATTTGATAACTGGAGTTTCTAGGTCAGAAATCGTGTAAATCCTTAAGTTCATAATTGCCAAAAATTTATATTCTCAAATAACAAGGTTTGAAAAAAAGACCATAAACTATGCCAGTTCAACATCAGAACTGTTTCGTAAAGCATATAGAAAGGGAAGTACCATTTCTGGAATCCAAAGAAAGATGAGCTTTTTCTTGGTAAGTTGCATATTAAATGGTTGCAGATACTCACCCTATATCCACTGATGATCAAGGTTATTGCGTCTCACCAACTCATTTGCTCTCTGCAAGTATTAACAAAAATATTAACTACTAAAAATGTAAGCAGTACCTACTTTAATAGAGAGATTTATTAGAATTTCTGGATAAAAATAGATAAGCAGGAATACCTCAAGCAATTATGCAGCTATAACAAAGAATCTTGAAGTTCAGCCAACTCATCGAGGTCCCTTCCATTGAcaagaagataatgtgaatatTAAATGCAATGACCAGGGGAATCTCATTGTACTCGCACTGGGTTCAACTTCAAACAAGCTTATCTGCTTGTGTATGACGAGTTACATGGTGAATGATATATCTAATTAAAGGTTGTCGAGACTAGTTTCTAATGCAACAAACCATATTAAGATTATCAATGTTTGCGAAGAATCATCATCCCTCAAGCAGTTCCATGTGGAAACAAGCAAAACACTCTTCCAGAGTCAACACGGAAGCCATCTAACAGAGAGACAATGCTCTTAGTAAAGACGaaacaatatacaaaaattgaAGGGACAAAAAGCTTGTACGGGCTTAGTACTACAGAAATCAAGATTTAACCGCTAATTCCCAAGgtatacaacaaaataatttaaacaaaacaaaaaagaaattataggaattaaaatatgaaaaaatagaaCCCTAAATTGTTCTTTCATACTAATTAGAGATATTCATATAGTGAAAAGTGCCAAGAATTTAAGAGATATCCAAATCCAAGGAAATGGGTTAGGTCTGAGAGAATAGTGATTCTGTGATAGCTAGCTAAAGTCGGGATCGACACTTCGCCACCACactgaaaataatgaaattggaaAGAACTATTCTAGTCAAGAACCCGAGGACGCAATGACAACAATCAATAATATGAAGAGAAACAATTGAAAATCTATGGGGCCATACCTTGAAGATCTatgtttgccaagagaaggatgGACACCCTTAGGGCTGGCTGGTTAAAGTTGCTGCGGAGGGGGGAAAACTTCATGGATAGCTTTTGGGGGGAATGGGTTTTAGGATTTTGAACTTTTGGGTCTTAAGGGAATTAGGAATCCGggtagtcttttttttttttttttttttctttttcactttgaaTATAAAGAGTACCTATACTAATTAAGTACTCCTATGTAATAAAGTAAAAGATGCAAACTATATCTAAAATATTGTAATAAAAAAGttcaaaacaaaacaacaaataaacaaaatggTTACTAATGTATTGTGTGTGtaaatttttgggttttaatTGCCATTCAAGATCTttcaaattataattaaaaattgatttCAAGTCCAAaaggttttttgtttttgttttggaattatgtaaaatatattgtaataataattatttcGTTGTATTACATCATTGgattatgatttgttggttTATCATATTCTCctgtatattttaattatatcaTATTCTTAACTTGTAATGTTTAATTAGATTTGTGATAATGGGTTATTATTAATAGACCATAAAATTTCATGGCTGCTATAGTGAGGTGTTGTTAAATATGTAtactaatatttgatatttagATCTCATTTTAGCTGGTATAAACAaaaatccacaaaaaaaaaattcctatacTTTTTACgtataaacaaaaacaaaatacttgttgattttaaaatctcaattgatttcatatttcattattaaaaatttaaatgacTAATAAACTACTAATAAAtcataactagttgtaccatactgacaaagaattaaaatctacgaaatatatgcatttaaaattaattgaaaataaatatttcaagtttggcGTAAGAATTCTAAAATTGTAGGTTTTGTAAATTCCAGTCTCTTAGTGATGTTATAATGCTTGAATTGATAGGAAATAACTGATTTGAAATTTTACAAGACTAAATCAGATTACTAtgagaaatataatttttttccctttgatATTCGTAATTGAAATTTACTAATGACGATtatcataatattttaatattttgtttttatacatgatatatttcttacaaaatattattacatcATATTTGAGTATGGTTGTTataaaagataattttacaaagaacGTACTGCTATAATGAATGTCATGTCGTTGTCATAGGTAGAGATGTTATTATAACATGAATGGAGAAATCAAGCCGTCATATATAGTGAAATTTTGTTACAACAAATGACCATTATAGATAGATTTGATTGTAGGTATAATGTTGTAATGGAAGTTTTGTTTAAATCCAttataaatagaataaatttAATTAGATATAATTTAACTGtttgtttaaattatatttgaaaCTTAAAAGTAAGAccatgtaaaataaaataaaataaaatgatccaAACCTATTTAGACTAGATCAATAAAGGTATTGTCTCTATCAAATAGGTTCGAgtcaaataataatttttgaagcACTTGATTGAGATGAACTTGAGTAAGACTTAGCGATGTTTTGTACTTTAAATTAGatataattaacttaattaaagGTTACTATTAGATATAATCACTAtttattcaaattatatttGAAACTTACAATTATATATGTCAATTAAATTGAATCGAACTATGAACAACTATAATTACACTACATGTATTGTTTCGATAGAATAGGTTCAAGCTAAATAATAATTCTCAAAGTACTTGATCAAGATAAAGTTTGAGTTAGGATTTttgaacttaattttatttaaatgtgatttaatgaattaattaaagttaattaGATATAACCTCCTATTTAtctaaattatatttaaaactTACAATTATACCTATGAGGATGTAAAAATCTCTTAGAAACTaaagtacatatacatatttctaTAATTCTTTATTTCACTATAAAAAGTGGTTACAACTAGTTTATTGTGATTATATTAGTACTATTTTTATGATAACTTCTATTGTAccgaaaaaaattgtttaatgGCTAAAAGATACTATTTCTACAACTAATTTCAGCTAGCTAGTGGTTAAAAATAATGACTAGCTACGAATTTTTATCATAACAATGAATTTGTGGCTCTACTATTTTGTCATGACAAGTAGTTGTAGCTTCCGgcccccacattgtgggattctactggatatattgttgttgttgttgaagtagTTATAGCTATTAAGCAAACTATTGCCACAACCTTTTAGTACTAgaagtaaaaatatttattttgctataatattttatataaatgatTTTTTGTAGCTAAAAGATTACTACTGCTACAATAAGCTTCAAGTCGtggcaaaattaataattagctATGGATTTTTGTTATAGCAAAAAAATCAGTAGTTACATAATTTACTTATTgccaaaatatttttgtaacttgaagcaaaaatatttttttatctacattccataaaaaaatatgtagttaaaatgctttgtttcaaataatttattgtggcTAAAAGATTATTATTGCTACAGTTAATTTCAACTCGTggcaaaaattaataattagctACGAAATTTTGCTATAGCAAAAAATTTCTGGCTATATCATTTAACTATTGCCACAAATTTTTAtaacttgaagcaaaaatatttatttggctacaacattttgtttcaaatagTTTATAGTGGCTAAAAGGTGACTATTGCTTCAGTAAGTTTTAATTCGTggcaaaaaattaataattagcaacgaaattttgttataaacaaCTATCCGTGGCTATATCATTTtactatcggaaaagggccaaaaatacccTCGAACTATTgaaaatggtgcaaaaataccctccatccaccttTCAGCCCCCAAATACCCTTACCATCCACCTATTGGgtctaaaatacccttattCCTAACAGAATATTCTCATTAGACACGTGGCATTTTTCTATTGGTTggcttataaaattaattaaactaattGACCAGGTAACCCAAGTGCCCCCACTTtcgacccccccccccacccccctcccaccccgtgaatttttttttttttttttgaaaaaaaagttgacttgtTTTTGCACCCCACCCCGCACCCCTACCCTTCCCCGCACCCCTACCCTCCCCCCCCCCGAcgcaaaaaaattaatatttttgaaaaaaaaaagttttgacgttttttttttttttttgggtttttttaacGGGAGGGGGGGAGGGAGCGTAGGGGTGCGGGgtttgggggttggggggggggagggtgcggggtgaaaaaaaaagtcaacttttttttttcagccgGGAGGGGAGGGGGCGTAGGGTGCGGGGTTTGAgggggggtgcaaaaaaccccaaaaaaaaaacgtcaaaactttttttttcaaaaaatattaattttttttacgtcgggggggggggggggtaggggggggggggaggtgtagggtgcggggtggggtgcgaaaaaaaaaattgtagtctACACTTGTGCCTTTTAGATTTTTGGTTGAAAATATACCATGTTTTTAGGGtgagatatatttttttggtaactCAATTACATTATACATTTTAATTTATCAAGACATTTTACAGTACTTGTCCTTTTTACTAGGAAGTTGAGAAGcgtaacaatattttttttttgcacccccaccccgcaccctacaccccccccccacccccgacgcaaaaaaaattaatatttttgaaaaacaaagttttgacgttttttttgggttttttgcaccccccccGGTCCAACCCCCCACCCGACGCCCCTCCCCTTccaccgaaaaaaaaaaaaagttgacttttttttttttccaccccGCACCCTACGCTTCGTCCCTCCCAGctaaaaaaacccaaaaaaaaacgtcaaaacttttttttttcaaaaatatttttttttgcattgggggggaggggggtagGGGTGCGGGGGATGGGTAGGGTGCAgggtggggtgcaaaaaaaaaagtcaacttttttttcaaaaaaaatatttttttcacggGGGGGGGGTCGGGTGGTGGGTGGGGGCACTATCTCGGTCAATATTGCaaaaattaattagtttaattaattttataagccAACCAATAGAAAAATGACACGTGTTTAATGAAAAGATTACGTTAGTGATAAGGGTATTTTAGACCCAATAGGTGGTGATAAGGGTATTTTAGACCCAATAGGTGGATGATAAGGGTATTTGGGGGCTGAaaggtggatggagggtatttttgcaccattttcAATAGTTTGAgggtatttttggcccttttccgttttactATTGCCACAATCTTTTAtaacttgaagcaaaaatatatatttagctACAACATGTTGTTTCAGATAATTTATTGTGGCTAAAACATTACGATTGCTACAGTTAGTTTCAACTCATAGCAAAAATTAGTAATTAGCTACGAAATTTTGTTATAGCAATAAAGTAGTAGCTATTGAGGTAATTATTGGGACAATTTTTAGCAATTGTAGCAAAAATGAAGAACTAGCTTTGTCAATTTTATTCGTGGCTAAGAAATTTTACAAATTCGTAGATTGCTACggaatttgaatttttgtggCTATTACTAGGTAATAGCTATGGATTTTAAATTCATAGCTTAGTTTCCGTAGCTATAGATACACTGTGTTGTAGTGGCAGCAAGGCAGGACAGGTACGGGTTTAAGTTTCTGCTGAGCGATTTGGGTTAAAAACTTTCCAATGATACTTTAATTGAGTATAATTAAGACCGATATCCACATCAATCAATCGTAGatttattcttgttaaaaccaCGGGATTGATTATTTACTCTACTATGACCATTTACTATTTTTTAACAAAGGGAGtataatattttgtagaatataTTGTTCTAACACATGATATATCGAggccggaaccaaaatgaccaaaaaaaaaaaaaaaaccttttgaaccaaaataccctcacgaaaaaaaaaggtgacataaatacctttagcgcagtattttactgcgctaaagcacttaaccgtgACGGagccgttaagtgctttagcgcagtaaaatactgcgctaaaccAAACTGTCTCTctcctatagcgcagtattttactgcgttataggAGTCCACCATAATAACCCGATCGGCTCCACCACTGATCCCTCCAGTGGcgttaaaaattttaaaaaacaccATCGGAGGAGATTTAAGGTGGTccccacttaaaaaaaaaacgtcgttttctattaattttcgtcgggaaagtttagattcttggtatattcaagtcaaggagcaagattctaagCTCGAATTATGGGAAAAAGCGGCGTACAACTCGATTAACACAACTCTACAAAAAAttcttcgattaaggttttctactatgaacttttgttattaatttgttatatacattatattgtacgcatgtttaacatttaatcgtcgttaatttccaaaaaaaaaaagtcaatttttttttttgtttgatcggttgggCAGTGGCTTTTGCCACTGTTAGCTTTTTTTTGGCAAATTCATTAATTGTTAAATgtgtatgaattgttaatttgttaaatgtttatgaattgttaagttgttatatgtttatgagttgttaatttgttaattgtttatgaattgttaattatttatgaattgttaattgttgatgaattgttaattgttagttgttaatgaattattattttgttaattgattatgaattattattttgttaattgattatgaattaattAGTTTTTAACTATTGGTTATGAATAgaaagaagttgattggtaatgaattattattttgttaacacttttgttttgatgattgtcatgTATTctttcataatgtatcgtattgtgttgtactgtataggaccaaatcagtcgttacataaaataggacctttcATCGTTAcataatgatgatttaatgatacgatacaatgaaattaaagtaacaatcaaagcagacattgtatttaaactaacaacacaatataatacaataggtaacaaccatccaacaagttgtaaatgattatgaattgttaatttatattattttaaaagcatgaatatatatgttaaataaaaaaagattatctaaaaaagaatagttaaagttcttcttttcataaatacataagttaacgataaaaatgtaaagtttgtaggaaaatatgtgatcgacgaatatactcttttagtctaattttatcatagttgtgttggctatttggtcaactaaaaatatatcacatattcaaaatagagttctaaaaaaatattacctATTTGAATTTCGAttctcaaactaattaacttaaaagtctttgccatcacataattcaaaactaattaacttaaaagtctttgccatcacatatgtgtccttactatcacatattaaatttactgCACATTTAAGATGGCGAAAGTCatgttgaaaataattatttttattccaATATTTGGTTGGagagtgaaaataatttttggaaaagactATCTAATAAAGatttatacattcaaaataaatattgtattcaaGATAATaagtagatatttttttttccaagttgcTTATCAAtagaatataaataatattataaaaatcgaCAAGAAATATTCGTGCAACGCACGTACATAGAGACTACATACCCCCAAAATATAgtaatctcctattatgttaattatgccattgttattttatttatttgtgaaattgtttatcccattttaattattcacaagatataatacaacataattcgcatattccctacaaattattaattagttaatataatttatctttcatttcaagaataatgactaatttagtttgtacagaccggactctttcatggatctGAATGTTCCCCCTCGGCCCGATGATCACCCGGGGCTTGATGAACACCCGGGGCCCGATGATTACCCGGGGCCCGCTGTTCACCCGGGGCCCGCTGATAGATCAGTATTGTCTTTGCAAGGCAATCATAGGTCAGAGTTATTATGGGCTGGTACTATAGGGATATCGACTAGGCTCCGTCCCCGTAGGCTGCAGAGAGCGTGGACTCTTTTACGCGAGCGCCCCCCACCCTCGCGTCTTAGAGATATTGCTTCGGGTCGGCATCTATCattgcgtgtccgttggtcgaTTACAGCATGATTGGACGCTCATTACGGCCTtggttgagcggtggaggcCGGAGACACATACCTTCTATCTTCGCACTGATgaggccacgattacacttcaggatgtggaggtcctCTTTGAATTGcgggtagatggagagccaCTATACACTCGGTACGAGCCACCTCCTGGTCGGACATGGGTGACacagttgactaggctcacccactTTGTGCCTGATGTCGCGGCCTAGATATCGAGACAGAGTCGGGTTCAGTTTAGTGCACTCTGCACTTATTTAGAGGGTCTGGATCCGGTTGTGGATGGCACTCAGCAGGACGATGTTGATCGTCATGCCCGTTTGTACCTGCTtattatattcgggggcatcttgtTCCCAAACTTATCGAGTGCCTTTGTCAGTTTACGTTATTTGGTTTTCTTGGAGCATCTGGACTGCTTGGGAGACTACAGCTGGGGCGGTGCTGTTTTGGCGTATCTTTACAGATGCCTATGCCGAGCATCTATTGGTGCTGTCAGagatgtgtgtggattttttgctcttctccaggtaatattttaagtgtgcgttcctttaatgtaaacaaacctcttgaaacgacgactaaaaaattgtattttattGTATCGCTTACAGTTATGGGCGTGGGAGAGGATGCTGCCTTTTCAGCCTGTACCTAGGCATCACCTCGAGATTGACATACCTTATGCTAGGAGGTGGACAACGGGTTTTGACCGGGATGTGGATACGCACCACAGTATTCTTTCATTCCGGGACTAGCTTGATCACATGACGGACGATGCGAtaaaactatttaactttacattattaatttaattaaacgtcttttctacttggtgatcactgatttgtatttatatgttatgcagctatttatatggacgccgtacGTCGCTATATTAGATGGTTTGCCGGCACTTTTGCGGGGGTAGGTCACGGGGTTTGGAGGTCGcagtgtccattgatacacctgAACATCGTAGAGGACCACAAGCCCGAGCATGTCTTACGACAGTTTGGGCATACACGGAGTATACCCCCTGACGTCCGCCACGAGCTCCGACACTACCAGTGGGACGATCGGGCTGCCGTTGATGATGATTTACTAGCATTCATGGCTGTCCAGCTCCACTGTTGGGAGAAAGGTTGGGCACTTTAGCAGTGGTCGGCCATTTGACTCCTATTGAGGATTACATGCgcttgtaacacctcgtatctttgACCTAAGCTTCGACCATGAtcttagacttagaaaatcagataaaggatgtgagaaTTGAAATTTCCCTGTTCAGTTGTAGTATGGGGGTTTACGCCATGAACgatggaccgtatttcaaagtATACGTCCGTAAACAAGTCGTAAAGGCGATACCAAGGGTTTCGAACATTCCGGAATTTGTGATGTTGAATATCGTAGGGTTAAATAAGGAGCGTATTtcacaatacggcccgtatttcaaatcgtaaactgaaaccaagaatttctgaacattctgaaatttgacattttgatgtcacatggttaaatacggaccgtattttattttacgacccgtatttcaaaatgtatttggaatttgggaaaacttccttgatgaaagttgtagagcattgaaatacctttccaacggtatattatgggggtcaaacggacatctgtgcaaagagttatggccattttgcgAAGAGACGCAAGTGCGGTCCATAtgtcaaaatacggaccgtatttcaaaatacggccgtATTTAAGCGGGccgaaaatctaatttttccgaacagtatatattcgtccatatcagttctaatcattatttttcattccttcaagccctagaacgacttcctaccctcttccatcatcaagagcaccaaggtaagcctactctaattattccaaatcaattctaacgCCTATCCTTATAATCTAAATAAGAAATTATCattcaaaaactagggttttcaagaaaacccatctcaaggttcaagaattcaagattttgggaatcttcttcaaagctcaagtctttaattcaagttttggagcgactaaggtatgtagagttactatctacgtgtgggaacatcattgtttcttcccacgcctcataatccataaattatgattctatactaaaactagggtttctataccatgctcatgataaccctaggtccatgtccatgattatattacgTATGAATTGTtgtaattccatcattgagttcttaatatttctttatgattattgagaatcgaTCAGTAATCCAtgaaacccatatcttgtattccatgggttcttgcatgcatgttttagctaaaatgattatttcatgaatatcctacatgtctacaagttttcatgcaactatattatataattactttcatgctatgCTACAAGATACAcaaatgctaaatacaagttatttcatgaaaccacgtttacaagttatttcatgatatccatgtacaagcaagttatattcatgaaaaccatgggcagcaagtaccacttattttacatgttcatgtttttgggagttgcattaattaccgagaaggcttcaaaattcaacgaaactacgtagccaccgtaggatgaggattgttccacccatgcttaggacgatctctcataatgaccggatcctttcataatattattaaatctcatgtccggtaaggtatgagtgttctttggtaggacgcaagtactgCACCATGTTGTCGATTATATTCttgctctccctactcacgatactttacacatgttatatatgtatatgtactcatgctcaGGATCATGTTTCAGCTCAATCTCTGTTATGTTATTATCATGtctcatgttatttctttcagttgctttacataccagtacattcaatgtgctgacgtccccttttatcgcccgggggcctgcatttcacgatgcaggtacggattACAGGACGACGCCTCGCTCGTAGGATCTTCTGCTCGTACCgactattggtgagccccatctcattcggggtttagacattgtcattcCTTAATTAGTTTTGCAACTAAAGGTATCTTTGGGGCCTTGTCCCGCAAGTATGTTTTCCGGTCGAGATtcacgattagaggtttcata from Lycium ferocissimum isolate CSIRO_LF1 chromosome 2, AGI_CSIRO_Lferr_CH_V1, whole genome shotgun sequence includes:
- the LOC132047839 gene encoding protein MAIN-LIKE 2-like, with translation MDLNVPPRPDDHPGLDEHPGPDDYPGPAVHPGPADRSVLSLQGNHRSELLWAGTIGISTRLRPRRLQRAWTLLRERPPPSRLRDIASGRHLSLRDVEVLFELRVDGEPLYTRYEPPPGRTWISRQSRVQFSALCTYLEGLDPVVDGTQQDDVDRHARLYLLIIFGGILFPNLSSAFVSLRYLVFLEHLDCLGDYSWGGAVLAYLYRCLCRASIGAVRDVCGFFALLQLWAWERMLPFQPVPRHHLEIDIPYARRWTTGFDRDVDTHHSILSFRD